Proteins encoded by one window of Streptomyces sp. NBC_01477:
- a CDS encoding carboxymuconolactone decarboxylase family protein, with amino-acid sequence MARVPYLTSVTASETIAEPLSKLPSLHVFGLMAHAETLFRPWLRFSGALLNHLALDPVLRELAILRVGQLTARYEWDQHVPVALAVGATQHQIDALDRGDLDALEPLPRAVVDFVTGVVHDEVDDATYASVSAFLDDREVVELTLVAGHYLMIARMMTTLRIDPDPAAGADALLLG; translated from the coding sequence ATGGCACGCGTTCCTTATCTCACTTCCGTCACCGCTTCCGAAACCATCGCCGAACCGCTGTCAAAGCTGCCGTCCCTCCACGTTTTCGGATTGATGGCCCATGCCGAGACCTTGTTCCGGCCGTGGCTGCGCTTCAGCGGAGCGCTGCTCAACCACCTCGCCCTGGACCCGGTGCTGCGCGAGCTGGCGATTCTGCGGGTCGGGCAGCTCACCGCCCGCTACGAGTGGGACCAGCACGTGCCCGTCGCGCTGGCGGTGGGCGCGACTCAACACCAGATCGACGCGCTGGACCGGGGTGACCTCGACGCGCTGGAGCCGTTGCCGCGCGCCGTGGTCGACTTCGTGACGGGTGTCGTGCACGACGAGGTCGACGACGCGACCTACGCGTCGGTCAGCGCGTTTCTGGACGACCGGGAAGTCGTGGAACTCACGCTCGTCGCGGGCCACTACCTGATGATTGCCCGGATGATGACGACCCTGCGCATCGACCCCGACCCGGCGGCCGGAGCGGACGCGCTGTTGCTCGGCTGA
- a CDS encoding LuxR C-terminal-related transcriptional regulator gives MRDGRCQLHTQLPHTPSEGPTAHAADGHPDNPLARSQSAWLAGEVRRAIELAATPGGDGDDPRLAKIWHARLLTRVRELPEATRILDELTTSCDVADDAGVSAALTTCRAEFALASGDAGSAFAEANIGLGLAEGAGAYTLLPDLHVVLALSAVRQSDTSTGLRFARNLGDDALLGRTAHAPGQCVWAAAQAFEADGGPAGVSHLVERLIADDHLTQELFASQPAAAAWHVRLARSMGDERLAFKCVVQADSLTVKSWGFRSPHAAALHAEGLFEKNPDKLRAACELYSDDWASASAAEDLARTWSSLRLGQDRAVEQLKRAAADYERAGAARDLARVASKLRELGVRSGRVRRPMRHDGHRTGSLTDTEFAVANLVSRGLTNVQVGRQLYISAHTVAFHLKKIFRKMEVSSRVELACTWVNLTSDQRTAG, from the coding sequence ATGCGTGATGGCCGGTGCCAGTTGCACACCCAGCTGCCCCACACACCGTCTGAAGGTCCTACCGCCCACGCGGCCGACGGCCACCCAGACAATCCGCTCGCACGCTCCCAGTCCGCCTGGCTCGCCGGTGAGGTCCGCCGGGCCATCGAGCTGGCCGCCACACCCGGCGGCGACGGGGACGACCCAAGGCTCGCCAAGATCTGGCACGCCCGGCTCCTGACCCGCGTCCGCGAACTTCCGGAAGCCACGCGGATCCTCGACGAGTTGACCACCTCGTGCGATGTCGCCGACGACGCGGGGGTTTCAGCCGCGTTGACCACCTGCCGCGCCGAGTTCGCGCTCGCGTCGGGTGACGCCGGCAGTGCGTTCGCCGAGGCGAACATCGGCCTCGGGCTGGCCGAAGGGGCCGGCGCCTACACCTTGCTGCCGGACCTGCATGTCGTCCTGGCGCTGAGCGCCGTACGGCAGTCCGACACGTCGACCGGCCTGCGATTCGCGCGCAACCTGGGTGATGACGCCCTGCTCGGCCGTACCGCGCACGCGCCCGGGCAGTGCGTGTGGGCCGCCGCCCAGGCGTTCGAGGCCGACGGCGGTCCGGCCGGCGTCAGTCACCTCGTCGAGCGCCTGATCGCCGACGACCACCTGACGCAGGAGCTCTTCGCGTCCCAGCCCGCCGCCGCGGCGTGGCACGTCCGCCTCGCGCGAAGCATGGGGGACGAGCGACTCGCCTTCAAATGTGTAGTGCAAGCCGATTCGCTCACCGTGAAGTCGTGGGGTTTTCGTTCGCCCCATGCGGCGGCGCTGCACGCCGAGGGGCTGTTCGAAAAGAATCCCGACAAACTGCGTGCCGCGTGCGAGCTCTATTCGGACGACTGGGCGTCGGCGTCGGCCGCCGAAGACCTGGCCCGGACGTGGTCCTCGCTGCGCCTGGGCCAGGATCGTGCCGTCGAACAGTTGAAACGCGCGGCCGCCGACTACGAGCGGGCCGGTGCGGCCCGCGACCTCGCCCGGGTCGCGAGCAAGCTTCGTGAGCTCGGCGTGCGGTCGGGCCGTGTGCGGCGGCCGATGCGCCACGACGGACACCGCACCGGCTCCCTCACGGACACCGAGTTCGCGGTGGCCAACCTGGTGAGCCGGGGCCTGACGAACGTGCAGGTCGGCCGTCAGCTCTACATCTCCGCGCACACCGTGGCGTTCCATCTGAAGAAGATCTTCCGCAAGATGGAGGTCTCTTCGCGGGTGGAACTGGCCTGTACGTGGGTGAACCTCACCTCGGATCAGCGAACTGCCGGCTGA
- the tap gene encoding telomere-associated protein Tap, with protein MEVSSVPTENPLFSAIDALLEQVPTDDLPPPAERKRLREAAGLSQTQIATALGTRREAVGNWEGGKTEPRPPQRAAYVRLLEGLAQRFPSRQADTQQPGEAQPLSTDPAADAPAMTNDENTTPRSTTSAPDSRSTTATRPASMSRRPAARNAAPKPAPAPPAVDPRFAHGPLGVLDGDGSLYGAGGLVLECPAATVPDLVAWTLAEARLGAGRLHRSGKDSDPLIVLTAAAVDRLGLPERLEDRRSMRLPEDHKVVKQIARAKWQLTRRGFGPWARVYRPAKGSERQCVQLAVLPWGALDSRAWGEADQLPPAELARVLTAYASRVLTPRGSTAVAGLELMTALRPPTRAVRDEGTGTWVSGAVPGSLTVAVDPAPPEAPDEHPVVTALFPRTHERTPAEVLDEEAFDWIRSTELLTDAECSRQFAVGIDVNTAFLAAANRLVVGLSGPEYVKTPQFDTTAPGSWLVDLSGVEVDPRLPSPFTPHGGRPTGPAWYATPTVAYAQELIGQFGLPVELRPIEAYIRRETGPYLDPWYKHLAEAYKATMADLGITADLSPAAFLAAMETHKAGDPGMAMVLSAVKSTVKGGIGKLRERPQGTKYRPGERWPALERPTWRPDIRAAVISAARVNMHRKLVKTALATQAGPAPTGAVVFGEDALLPIALLSDCAVYPSPGPSPLDVLPYDAAGKPAPGTFRLGVSPGMVKHEGTQPLFWAVELLEQQHNPARHIKGDGTDAADEGE; from the coding sequence ATGGAGGTGAGCTCTGTGCCCACTGAGAATCCGCTGTTCAGTGCCATCGACGCGCTGTTGGAGCAGGTCCCGACCGATGACCTGCCGCCCCCTGCCGAACGCAAGCGGCTGCGGGAGGCCGCAGGCCTGAGCCAGACCCAGATCGCCACCGCGCTCGGCACGCGCCGCGAGGCGGTCGGGAACTGGGAGGGCGGGAAGACCGAGCCGCGTCCGCCGCAGCGCGCCGCGTACGTCCGGCTGCTGGAAGGCCTCGCACAGCGCTTCCCCTCGCGGCAGGCCGACACGCAGCAGCCGGGGGAAGCACAGCCGCTGTCCACAGACCCCGCGGCCGACGCTCCGGCCATGACGAATGACGAGAACACCACGCCCCGTTCCACCACCTCGGCTCCCGATTCGCGTTCGACGACCGCGACCAGGCCCGCGTCGATGTCGCGCCGTCCGGCGGCGAGGAACGCGGCCCCGAAGCCCGCCCCCGCCCCGCCCGCGGTGGATCCGCGGTTCGCACACGGGCCGCTGGGTGTGCTGGACGGCGACGGGTCGCTGTACGGCGCGGGCGGGCTGGTGTTGGAGTGCCCGGCCGCCACGGTGCCGGATTTGGTGGCGTGGACGCTGGCGGAGGCGAGGCTCGGTGCGGGCCGGCTGCACCGGTCGGGCAAGGACTCCGACCCGCTGATCGTGCTCACCGCCGCGGCGGTCGACCGGCTCGGGCTGCCGGAGCGTCTGGAGGACCGGCGCTCCATGCGGCTGCCGGAGGACCACAAGGTCGTGAAGCAGATCGCACGGGCGAAGTGGCAGCTGACCCGGCGCGGGTTCGGGCCGTGGGCCCGGGTCTACCGGCCGGCCAAGGGCAGCGAACGGCAATGCGTACAGCTCGCTGTGCTGCCGTGGGGCGCGCTGGACTCCCGGGCATGGGGCGAGGCGGACCAGCTGCCGCCGGCGGAGCTCGCGCGGGTGCTGACCGCCTACGCCTCGCGGGTGCTGACCCCCCGCGGCTCCACCGCGGTCGCGGGCCTGGAGCTGATGACGGCGCTGCGGCCGCCGACCCGCGCTGTTCGGGACGAGGGGACGGGCACGTGGGTGTCCGGGGCGGTGCCCGGCTCGCTCACCGTGGCGGTCGACCCGGCGCCGCCGGAGGCCCCCGACGAACACCCCGTCGTCACTGCACTCTTCCCGCGCACGCACGAGCGCACCCCGGCCGAAGTGCTCGATGAGGAGGCGTTCGACTGGATCCGGTCCACCGAGCTGCTCACCGACGCCGAGTGCTCCCGCCAGTTCGCGGTCGGCATCGACGTGAACACCGCGTTCCTCGCGGCCGCGAACAGGCTGGTGGTCGGCCTGTCCGGACCCGAGTACGTCAAGACGCCGCAGTTCGACACGACCGCCCCGGGCTCGTGGCTGGTGGACCTGTCCGGTGTCGAGGTCGACCCCCGACTGCCGTCTCCGTTCACGCCGCACGGCGGGCGCCCGACCGGCCCGGCCTGGTACGCCACCCCGACCGTCGCCTACGCGCAGGAGCTGATCGGGCAGTTCGGGCTGCCCGTGGAGCTCCGCCCGATCGAGGCGTACATCCGGCGCGAGACCGGGCCGTATCTGGACCCCTGGTACAAGCACCTGGCGGAGGCGTACAAGGCGACGATGGCCGACCTCGGCATCACCGCCGACCTGTCCCCGGCGGCGTTCCTGGCCGCGATGGAGACCCACAAGGCCGGCGATCCGGGCATGGCGATGGTGCTGTCCGCGGTCAAGTCCACGGTCAAGGGCGGTATCGGCAAGTTGCGCGAGCGGCCGCAGGGCACCAAGTACCGGCCCGGCGAGCGGTGGCCGGCCCTGGAACGCCCCACGTGGCGCCCCGACATCCGGGCGGCGGTCATCTCGGCGGCCCGGGTCAACATGCACAGGAAGCTGGTGAAGACCGCGCTCGCCACGCAGGCCGGCCCCGCGCCGACCGGCGCCGTGGTGTTCGGCGAGGACGCGCTGCTGCCGATCGCGCTGCTGTCGGACTGCGCGGTCTACCCCTCGCCGGGGCCGTCCCCGCTGGACGTCCTGCCCTACGACGCGGCTGGGAAGCCGGCGCCGGGCACGTTCCGGCTCGGCGTCTCGCCCGGCATGGTCAAACACGAGGGCACGCAGCCCCTGTTCTGGGCGGTGGAGCTCCTGGAGCAGCAGCACAACCCGGCCCGGCACATCAAGGGCGACGGCACCGACGCCGCGGATGAAGGGGAGTAG
- the tpg gene encoding telomere-protecting terminal protein Tpg — protein sequence MGEIEDALARAAAGTATRPIPKSAQAQMRFLLKTEKGSTRTLAARLQVTQRTVERYLKGTLRRPRAELAARLEREVRRDWQPRVQQRARKKAAASGGIVIETRARFGFTAAPGSTDDGRIRRITQHLPPAYAARLFDAQAAGATEQQLQAIAAEGLQEIYFKDRGRRAQGLAVEFTDIDYIELDF from the coding sequence GTGGGCGAGATCGAAGACGCACTGGCCCGGGCGGCCGCAGGCACCGCGACCCGACCGATCCCGAAGTCCGCGCAGGCGCAGATGCGGTTCCTGCTCAAGACGGAGAAGGGCTCCACGCGCACTCTGGCGGCCCGCCTCCAGGTCACCCAGCGCACGGTGGAGCGCTACCTCAAGGGCACTCTCCGCCGCCCCCGCGCCGAGCTGGCGGCCCGCCTGGAGCGCGAGGTCCGCCGCGACTGGCAGCCCCGCGTCCAGCAGCGCGCCAGGAAGAAGGCAGCGGCCTCGGGCGGCATCGTCATCGAGACCCGCGCCCGGTTCGGGTTCACCGCCGCGCCCGGATCGACGGACGACGGCCGGATCCGCCGGATCACCCAGCACCTGCCTCCCGCCTACGCCGCGAGGCTGTTCGACGCCCAGGCCGCCGGCGCCACCGAGCAGCAGCTCCAGGCCATCGCGGCCGAAGGCCTCCAGGAGATCTACTTCAAGGACCGCGGCCGCCGTGCCCAAGGCCTCGCGGTGGAGTTCACCGACATCGACTACATCGAGCTGGACTTCTAG
- a CDS encoding DNRLRE domain-containing protein — protein MSGAAVLVMAVSAATVVGEAGSAVAVAPEHQAVAQAPAQAPPSGAAQAQDEATARLQAQSQGRRIEVLSRRTPDSSTFVEPDGSTTTEAYAGPVRVRQSDGSWKDIDTDLTDRGSELKPQEAAADVAASDGGDRDLASVTDGSKTFGLRWSSTLPAPKIDANTATYDLGGGAALTVQALAQGFEQSVVLASAPAGPVSYRIPLTLKGLSLSKASGTGHLLLKDTAGKLVAEAPAPHMWDSSKDPVSGEPVHQQEVTTSIETGSDDSTTLVLTPDPAFFAQDLVYPVTIDPSSTLAVTTDTWVQTPDYPDSQQGSQELKSGTYDTGTDVARSYVKFNAAPFTGKHVTSATMSLYSYYSSTCATTGPGTQARRVTSPLDTSTITWGAQPSTTTTNMFTNTGHWGYDSSCPANWSNWTLTGMVQDWANGAPNDGIQIRSADETDPTTWRRFRSANYSTAGYAPKLVVNYNSYPALPSAVSVTPSAADSYDHTRYVSSLTPSLQATVTDADGGSVQGQFEITADPAYADTAYSYTGTSASVSSGSTAKYTVPSGNALPNGVHLRMRVRGYDGTDYGSWSSYTAFATNTGLPDAPAITCTAYPSGVWTAQAASSTCTLDTASTDVGTYRWGLDNPATPNSVNDTTDGTGGDPLTVTIKPAAGWHTLYAKSVDVAGNVSSTATTYSFGVGSAAVSSPHDQDTSSTAFTLQATAPSGPAKVTFQYRKGANGTFTAIPAADVKNGSAAVTWPASVSTVTGGVRSPALTWSATHTLNDDGLLQIEAVFTDAAGNNAVTSPPVNVTLDRLGTGVDFGTAQAGPVVIGLQSGNASVTASDVNIAAYGSGLSVARTFNSLKPTDNTGFGPGWTASRPVTGTGEAWAFVTDNGSYATLTGQDGSQLTFTAGSAAGGVTPYSGQGPAAASGLTLAKGSSGFTLVDGGVRIVFAAPPGQSATRYLPSAVTQPGSESATGYLYDPASGPTRGKLMLMVAPDAASTQPSTTACPFPATSSSWSAGCRGLQFDYDGTTGNIGEVEFLASDGTTLTRTPVAQYTYDASGRLSTEWDPRISPALKNSYTYDETSGDADYGRLTRITPAQSAAGSAAAWNLAYNDTQTSADYGKLASASRTHDAGNGGAAAKTVVAYSVPLTVAGGGPADMDAATVQAGWGQNDAPVSAVAVFPPDHAPSANPPTDWTYAQVHYYDTDGREVNTADYNGGWNITTTEYDAEGNTVRDLTAANRAAALATGSASAAIAAQLDTRHLYNSDGTRLLDTYGPSHQAVVAGSVQTIRTHTHDVYDESAPNNDLDANGNPYNLVTTETVGASPGTDVPGSGDDLDTHTTRYRYNAGGDNLGWSLYTPLQTVTDPGTGHLNITETSTFNEDPGRYAGEPLQITSSRPSDTGGTGAGTTRTVYYTAGSNSADTDCGNHPDWADLVCTTGPAAQPGTAGLAALPVTRTTYNTYLQPVTVSQTFTAADGSTAVRTSTTAYDTAGRRTGQAITASGTGMGADVPATKTLYAAETGAPSDTQNVGNNGAVTADLHTTYDDFGNVLSYTDASGEVTHSAYDLADRLVSQSDSQGTTTFTYGTATDHSGNLTSETDSRAGTFTATYDPDSSPTGGSYPGGTTVSRVNDPTGATTSVSYTNPNWPASLTDSITVDAVGQWSTRTEPGANRTYQYDAADRLTSVTDTIGDQCTTRGYTYDPDSNRLSRTIGAPAADGGCQTGQTPQTYTYDAADRLTGPGYAYDTRGDITTTPSADAGGSGDLLASYYANGQIASQTQNGTTTSWQLDPLENRPATSTSTAGAVVTNHYSDDSDSPSWTSDSTGARSRFVHGPDDQLAASITAAGVVLDLVNLHGDTMATVDPGTSTVTSTSVYDEFGAPETGAPGTYGWLGGAQRSAAALGGQVLMGARVFNPHTGRFDQPDPVADGSCSSYDYVCANPLNLSDIAGTSLKERVQVQCVRQSCVRLRRICNEKHRCALNFDFHFRGDWARAFINPGFKWYLFDNGYEFKSGNYNHGEFGDYGFHAYWYSNNQKAHGRGWFKCYLWTCWVDPGDQITVSAAGTAWWNGEEYRWSIGQVFSGGGTYR, from the coding sequence GTGTCCGGAGCTGCGGTCCTGGTGATGGCGGTGTCGGCGGCCACAGTGGTGGGCGAGGCCGGATCGGCCGTTGCTGTCGCTCCGGAGCACCAGGCGGTGGCCCAGGCACCTGCCCAGGCACCCCCGTCCGGGGCGGCGCAGGCGCAGGACGAGGCAACTGCGCGGCTGCAGGCGCAGTCCCAGGGGCGGCGGATCGAGGTGCTGTCGCGGCGCACGCCGGACTCCTCGACGTTCGTGGAGCCCGATGGGTCGACGACGACGGAGGCGTATGCGGGCCCGGTCCGTGTCAGGCAGAGCGACGGGTCGTGGAAGGACATCGACACCGATCTGACCGACAGGGGGTCGGAACTGAAGCCGCAGGAGGCTGCTGCGGACGTGGCCGCCTCCGACGGCGGTGACAGGGACCTGGCGTCCGTGACGGACGGGTCGAAGACGTTCGGGCTGCGGTGGTCTTCCACGCTGCCGGCCCCGAAGATCGACGCGAACACCGCCACGTACGACCTGGGCGGGGGTGCGGCGCTGACAGTGCAGGCGCTCGCGCAGGGCTTCGAGCAGTCGGTGGTTCTGGCCTCGGCGCCTGCGGGGCCGGTGTCGTACCGGATTCCGCTGACGCTCAAGGGGCTGAGCCTGTCGAAGGCCTCCGGTACTGGTCATCTGCTGCTGAAGGACACGGCGGGCAAGCTGGTGGCGGAAGCCCCGGCCCCGCACATGTGGGACTCCTCAAAGGATCCGGTCTCCGGTGAGCCGGTGCACCAGCAGGAGGTCACCACCAGTATCGAGACCGGGAGCGACGACTCGACCACGCTGGTGCTGACGCCGGATCCGGCGTTCTTCGCACAGGACCTGGTCTATCCGGTGACGATCGACCCCTCCTCGACGCTGGCGGTCACCACCGATACGTGGGTGCAGACGCCGGACTACCCGGACTCGCAGCAGGGTTCCCAGGAGCTGAAGTCGGGGACCTATGACACCGGCACCGATGTGGCGCGATCGTATGTGAAATTCAATGCCGCGCCATTCACGGGCAAGCACGTCACGAGCGCGACGATGTCGCTGTACTCGTACTACTCCTCCACCTGCGCCACCACCGGCCCGGGCACCCAGGCGCGCCGGGTGACCTCGCCCCTGGACACCTCGACGATCACCTGGGGCGCGCAGCCGTCGACCACGACGACCAACATGTTCACCAACACCGGGCACTGGGGCTACGACTCCTCCTGCCCGGCGAACTGGTCGAACTGGACCCTGACCGGGATGGTGCAGGACTGGGCCAACGGAGCGCCGAACGACGGAATCCAGATCCGCAGTGCGGACGAGACCGACCCGACCACGTGGCGCCGCTTCCGCTCGGCGAACTACTCCACAGCCGGGTACGCCCCGAAGCTGGTGGTGAACTACAACTCCTACCCGGCACTGCCGAGCGCGGTCTCGGTCACGCCGTCGGCGGCCGACTCCTATGACCACACGCGGTACGTCTCGTCGCTGACCCCGTCGTTGCAAGCCACGGTGACCGATGCCGACGGCGGCTCGGTGCAGGGCCAGTTCGAGATCACTGCCGATCCGGCGTACGCGGACACTGCTTACTCCTACACCGGCACCTCCGCCTCAGTCAGTTCGGGCAGCACGGCGAAGTACACCGTGCCCTCGGGCAACGCACTGCCGAACGGCGTGCACCTGCGGATGCGGGTACGCGGCTACGACGGCACCGACTACGGCTCCTGGTCCTCCTACACCGCGTTCGCCACCAACACCGGGCTGCCCGACGCACCAGCGATCACCTGCACGGCCTACCCGTCGGGTGTCTGGACGGCCCAGGCCGCCAGCAGCACGTGCACACTGGACACGGCCAGCACGGACGTCGGCACCTACAGGTGGGGGCTGGACAACCCGGCGACGCCGAACAGCGTCAACGACACCACCGACGGCACCGGCGGCGACCCCCTGACCGTCACGATCAAGCCCGCCGCAGGCTGGCACACCCTGTACGCCAAGTCCGTCGACGTGGCCGGCAACGTCTCCTCCACCGCGACGACGTACTCCTTCGGCGTGGGCTCGGCGGCCGTGAGCTCCCCGCACGACCAGGACACCTCGTCCACTGCCTTCACGCTCCAGGCCACCGCTCCCTCGGGCCCGGCAAAGGTCACCTTCCAGTACCGCAAGGGCGCCAACGGCACCTTCACCGCCATCCCTGCAGCCGACGTGAAGAACGGCAGTGCCGCGGTCACGTGGCCGGCCTCGGTGAGCACCGTCACCGGGGGCGTGCGGTCACCCGCGCTGACCTGGAGCGCGACGCACACCCTCAACGACGACGGACTGCTGCAGATCGAGGCGGTCTTCACCGACGCCGCCGGCAACAACGCCGTCACCAGCCCCCCGGTGAACGTGACACTCGACCGGCTGGGTACCGGTGTCGACTTCGGCACCGCACAGGCCGGACCGGTCGTCATCGGTCTCCAGTCCGGCAACGCCTCGGTCACCGCCTCGGATGTGAACATCGCCGCCTACGGCAGCGGTCTGTCCGTCGCGCGCACGTTCAATTCCCTCAAGCCCACCGACAACACGGGATTCGGCCCCGGCTGGACCGCGTCCCGACCGGTCACCGGTACCGGCGAGGCGTGGGCATTCGTCACCGACAACGGCAGCTACGCCACGCTGACGGGCCAGGACGGCTCCCAACTGACGTTCACGGCAGGCTCCGCCGCAGGCGGCGTCACCCCCTACAGCGGACAAGGCCCCGCCGCCGCCAGCGGACTGACCCTGGCCAAGGGCTCCTCCGGTTTCACCCTGGTCGACGGCGGCGTCCGCATCGTGTTCGCCGCCCCGCCGGGGCAGAGCGCCACGCGATACCTGCCCAGCGCGGTCACCCAGCCCGGCAGTGAGTCCGCCACCGGTTACCTCTACGACCCGGCGTCCGGCCCCACCCGGGGCAAACTCATGCTGATGGTCGCCCCCGACGCTGCCAGCACCCAGCCGTCCACCACCGCCTGCCCGTTCCCCGCCACCAGCAGCAGCTGGTCAGCCGGCTGCCGGGGACTTCAGTTCGACTACGACGGCACGACGGGCAACATCGGTGAAGTGGAATTTCTCGCCTCCGACGGGACGACACTGACCAGGACCCCCGTGGCGCAGTACACCTACGACGCCTCCGGCCGGCTGTCCACCGAATGGGACCCGCGCATCAGCCCGGCGCTGAAGAACAGCTACACCTACGACGAGACCAGCGGTGACGCCGATTACGGACGCCTGACCCGGATCACCCCGGCGCAGTCCGCGGCTGGCTCCGCCGCCGCCTGGAACCTCGCCTACAACGACACCCAGACCAGCGCGGACTACGGCAAGCTCGCCTCGGCCTCCCGCACCCATGACGCCGGCAACGGCGGGGCCGCCGCCAAGACCGTCGTCGCCTATTCCGTCCCCCTCACCGTCGCAGGCGGCGGCCCGGCCGACATGGACGCAGCAACAGTCCAGGCCGGATGGGGCCAGAACGACGCGCCAGTCTCGGCCGTCGCGGTGTTCCCACCGGACCACGCGCCCTCCGCGAACCCGCCGACCGACTGGACATACGCCCAGGTCCACTACTACGACACCGACGGTCGGGAGGTGAACACTGCCGACTACAACGGCGGTTGGAACATCACCACCACCGAGTACGACGCGGAGGGGAACACCGTCCGCGATCTCACCGCCGCAAACCGCGCGGCGGCGCTCGCCACCGGCAGCGCCTCGGCCGCCATCGCAGCCCAACTGGACACCCGGCACCTGTACAACAGCGACGGCACCCGGCTGCTGGACACTTACGGGCCGTCACACCAGGCCGTAGTCGCCGGTTCGGTACAGACGATCCGTACCCACACCCATGACGTCTACGACGAGAGCGCGCCGAACAACGACCTCGACGCCAACGGCAACCCCTACAACCTGGTGACCACCGAGACCGTCGGCGCCAGTCCCGGCACTGACGTACCCGGCAGCGGCGACGACCTCGACACCCACACCACGCGCTACCGCTACAACGCGGGCGGCGACAACCTCGGCTGGAGCCTCTACACCCCCCTGCAGACCGTGACCGACCCCGGCACCGGGCACCTGAACATCACCGAGACGAGCACCTTCAACGAGGATCCGGGCCGCTACGCGGGTGAACCGCTCCAGATCACCTCAAGCCGGCCCAGCGACACCGGCGGCACAGGAGCCGGCACCACCAGGACGGTCTACTACACAGCAGGCAGCAACAGCGCCGACACCGACTGCGGCAATCACCCGGACTGGGCGGACCTGGTCTGCACGACCGGACCCGCCGCCCAGCCCGGCACCGCCGGACTCGCTGCGCTGCCCGTCACTCGCACCACCTACAACACCTATCTGCAGCCCGTCACCGTTTCTCAGACCTTCACTGCCGCAGACGGCAGCACGGCCGTACGCACCTCCACCACGGCCTATGACACCGCCGGCCGCCGCACCGGACAGGCCATAACGGCCAGCGGCACCGGCATGGGCGCGGACGTCCCTGCCACCAAGACCCTCTACGCTGCCGAAACCGGTGCCCCCAGCGACACACAGAACGTCGGCAACAACGGAGCCGTGACCGCCGACCTCCACACCACCTACGACGACTTCGGCAACGTGCTCAGCTACACCGACGCCTCCGGCGAGGTCACGCACTCTGCATACGACCTGGCCGACCGGCTCGTCAGCCAGTCCGACTCACAAGGAACCACGACCTTCACCTACGGCACGGCCACCGACCACAGCGGCAACCTGACCTCGGAAACCGATTCACGGGCCGGCACCTTCACCGCCACCTATGACCCCGACAGCAGCCCCACCGGCGGCAGCTACCCGGGCGGAACAACAGTCTCCCGCGTCAATGATCCCACCGGCGCCACGACCTCCGTCTCCTACACCAACCCGAACTGGCCCGCATCGCTGACCGACAGCATCACCGTGGACGCTGTCGGCCAGTGGAGCACGCGGACCGAACCCGGCGCGAACCGCACCTACCAGTACGACGCCGCCGACCGCCTCACCTCCGTCACCGACACCATCGGCGACCAGTGCACGACCCGCGGCTACACCTACGACCCCGACTCCAACCGCCTGTCCAGGACCATCGGGGCACCAGCTGCGGACGGCGGCTGCCAGACCGGACAGACTCCCCAGACCTACACCTACGACGCCGCCGACCGCCTCACCGGACCCGGCTATGCCTACGACACTCGGGGCGACATCACCACCACCCCCTCCGCCGACGCGGGCGGCAGCGGCGACCTGCTGGCCTCCTACTACGCCAACGGGCAGATCGCCAGCCAGACCCAGAACGGGACGACGACCAGCTGGCAGCTCGACCCGCTGGAGAACCGGCCGGCCACCTCCACCAGCACCGCAGGCGCAGTCGTCACCAACCACTACAGCGACGACTCCGACAGCCCCTCCTGGACCTCGGACTCCACAGGAGCGCGGTCCCGCTTCGTCCACGGCCCGGACGATCAACTAGCCGCCAGCATCACCGCCGCAGGAGTCGTCCTGGACCTGGTGAACCTGCACGGCGACACCATGGCCACAGTCGACCCCGGGACCAGCACCGTCACCTCCACCTCCGTGTACGACGAGTTCGGCGCACCGGAAACCGGTGCTCCGGGCACGTACGGATGGCTCGGCGGCGCCCAGCGCTCGGCGGCGGCGCTCGGGGGCCAGGTCCTCATGGGCGCCCGCGTGTTCAACCCCCACACCGGAAGGTTCGACCAACCGGACCCGGTCGCCGACGGAAGCTGCAGTTCCTACGACTACGTGTGCGCCAACCCGCTGAATCTGAGCGACATCGCCGGCACCTCACTCAAAGAGCGCGTCCAGGTCCAGTGCGTCAGGCAGTCCTGCGTCAGGCTCCGCAGAATCTGCAACGAGAAACACCGTTGCGCCCTGAACTTCGACTTCCATTTCCGCGGTGATTGGGCCCGTGCCTTCATCAACCCCGGATTCAAGTGGTACCTCTTCGACAACGGATACGAGTTCAAAAGCGGCAACTACAACCACGGGGAGTTCGGCGACTACGGGTTCCATGCGTACTGGTACAGCAACAACCAGAAAGCCCACGGGCGCGGCTGGTTCAAGTGCTACCTTTGGACCTGCTGGGTGGACCCGGGCGACCAGATAACCGTCTCCGCAGCAGGAACCGCCTGGTGGAACGGTGAGGAATACCGCTGGTCAATTGGACAGGTCTTCTCCGGTGGCGGAACCTACCGGTAG